Proteins found in one Asterias rubens chromosome 12, eAstRub1.3, whole genome shotgun sequence genomic segment:
- the LOC117297588 gene encoding uncharacterized protein LOC117297588: METTPSYMYVPSDADEENIPLEKLYQDHDYAMKDYASLTIEERLEAAEKYADELEAKIMGLQYQRFCLERFSSNPDLILFYTGFDSYELLCNTFEALQPTADISTRLLQLRFNKECETISCEEFCEERIPLIDQFFLFLVKVKQGSHNTDLAIRAGLSVFSVSRIIHIWANYLCTFLSSLPIWQSRSKILESAPECFSAVYSRARVILDCVEIKTESVATDPCDPQCQSLTTQTTYKGLIGMTPAGGVSFVSPLFPAPVTNRDMTVKSQIIQLLDCGDQVMVVKDFHIEGDLADVGATLVHVPAGVNNSTSSLSSEEVEEAERRLRLITHVEQGFQRIKDYHVFNDVVPTNMAEQLWTVCCLLTNFMFPLS, from the coding sequence ATGGAGACCACACCTTCCTATATGTATGTACCCTCAGACGCAGACGAAGAAAACATCCCGCTGGAAAAGCTTTATCAGGACCATGACTATGCAATGAAAGATTATGCGTCTCTAACAATCGAGGAACGCTTAGAAGCAGCAGAGAAATATGCTGATGAACTCGAGGCCAAAATAATGGGTCTGCAGTACCAGCGGTTTTGTCTGGAGAGATTCTCTTCAAACCCAGATCTGATCTTGTTCTACACAGGATTTGATAGCTATGAGTTGTTATGCAACACCTTTGAAGCCCTCCAGCCGACGGCAGACATTTCGACGCGGTTACTTCAGCTACGATTCAATAAAGAGTGCGAGACAATCAGTTGTGAGGAATTTTGTGAAGAAAGAATTCCTCTCATTGACCAATTTTTCCTGTTTTTGGTGAAAGTGAAGCAGGGTTCACACAACACGGATTTAGCTATCCGTGCTGGTTTGAGTGTTTTCTCGGTCAGTCGTATCATTCACATCTGGGCTAATTACCTGTGTACTTTTTTAAGCTCCCTACCGATATGGCAGTCACGATCTAAGATTTTAGAAAGTGCACCAGAGTGTTTCAGTGCTGTTTATAGTAGAGCTAGAGTCATATTGGACTGTGTGGAGATAAAGACAGAGAGTGTGGCAACGGACCCTTGTGATCCACAATGTCAGTCATTAACAACACAAACGACATACAAAGGTCTGATAGGGATGACGCCAGCCGGTGGAGTGTCCTTTGTCAGTCCTTTATTCCCAGCCCCTGTAACAAACAGAGACATGACCGTCAAGTCGCAGATCATTCAACTGCTAGACTGTGGTGACCAAGTGAtggtggtgaaagacttccatATTGAAGGTGATCTTGCAGATGTAGGAGCCACGCTTGTTCATGTTCCAGCTGGTGTGAATAACAGCACATCAAGTCTCTCGTCTGAAGAAGTAGAAGAGGCGGAGAGAAGACTTCGTCTTATAACTCATGTGGAACAAGGTTTTCAAAGGATAAAGGATTATCATGTGTTTAATGATGTTGTTCCGACCAATATGGCCGAACAACTATGGACTGTATGTTGCCTCCTTACAAACTTCATGTTTCCGTTGTCATGA